In the Flavobacterium sp. 90 genome, TGATTTCGTAAGACGGAAAATAATTATGAATTATATCCCGAAGCTTCGGGAGTGAATTATGAATCTTTAAAACTTGGTGAAGTCCGGCAAACAAATGTGATTTACTTAATTGATTTTCTGCAAATCCGTCTTTTATATGTCGAACAGGAGAAACGGTAAAAATGAAATTTACATTCGGGTTCAAAACCTGAATCAAATCTATTGTATTCTGGATGCTTTTCTGAATTACTTCAACCGATAATAACTCTTTTTCAAATTGTTTTTGAGGAACTTTATGGCAATTTGCCACAATCTGATCGTTTTCGATATTTCGATAAACCCAGGAAGTTCCATAAGTTATAATAATGTGCGAAGCTTCCTTTAATTGTTTACTGGTTTCTGTAATTGCTTTATTTAATGTTTCCAGCAATTCTTCCCGATCAGAATTACTTAAATCCGAATGTACTTCATAACTGTGCCAACGCTCATTATAAAAGAAAACATCTTTCTCTGTATAGAATTCCTGTTTAATGATTCGGCTAATAATTTTCTCGATCGAAACCGGATTAAAAATAATCCCAAACGGATTTGTTGTGTTTTGAAACTTAAAATAGTCGAATTTCTCCGCCATATTTTCGGCAAAACAAGAACCAAATGACACTACTTTTGAGTTATAATCAATAGGATTATTAGCTTTTGAAATTGGTATTTGGGTTCTGAATTGCATGTCGTTTATTTTAAACACGAATTTCACCAATTTTTACCAATAAAAAAACCAAATACAAGAAAGTATTTGGTTTTTGATATAATTTCGAAATTGGATTCCTTAATAAGTATATTCTATTTCATATTCTATTGATTTTCCGTCACCCGCAAATGATGTTTGTTTCGTTGGAAAATCTTTATCATTATAAATATAATTGCTTAAATAAACAGATGTATCAGGCGAATCACTATCTACTCTTTTAATTTTCGATATGTTGTTACGCGAAATTTCTGTTTCTTTCAATAATAGATCTAAACCTAAAATATTTTTTAAAGGATTATTTTTAGTATCATATTCATACGTTCTTGTCGATGTAGAAACTCCTCTGACATTTTTGTCTTCAATAAGATTACCTTCTTTATAAGTAAAAGTTCCTTCGCTGATCTTTTTTTCAATTTGCGTATCTGCATCAACTTCGTAATCAATATATGAAATCAAATTATTAGAAACATGCGTATAAATTGTTTTGCCAATATATGTTCCGTTAGGATATTGAGGCGTGAAATATTCTCTTGTAATTCTGGTTTTTAATTTTCCGTTTTCATAAGTATATTCAGCTTCCATATCTTTAGTTTCTAAACCTTTAGAATCAATATCAAATAATTGCTGCTTGGTAATAAAATTTCCTGTATATGTAAAAAGTGCTTTTGAACGTACTGATATGCTACTTACAATTTTGTTCCCGTCATAAGTTATAGTGTTTTTAGTATTTGTACCCAAATCTGGTGAAGGATAGCTATAAGTAATTGTTTTAGGCAAGATAGATGTATCTTCTGAAGAATTATTATCATCATTTGAACATGATGTAAGTACTAAAGTAAAAGCGCTAAAAAGCAATAAAAGGTTTTTCATTTTTTGGAATTTGTTTTTGGTCGAGCAAATATAATTGAAATTGTTTCGATTAAGAGATTTAAACAATCTTTAATATCTAATAGCAAACAACATAGGCAAGAAATTATCTTAGTCAAAAAATTTACATTTTTAATAACTAAAAGCCACTTTATAGCGTCAAACTATTCACTACTTTTGCATCTGCAATAAATTTAAACTCACACATGAAATTACTAT is a window encoding:
- a CDS encoding GSCFA domain-containing protein; its protein translation is MQFRTQIPISKANNPIDYNSKVVSFGSCFAENMAEKFDYFKFQNTTNPFGIIFNPVSIEKIISRIIKQEFYTEKDVFFYNERWHSYEVHSDLSNSDREELLETLNKAITETSKQLKEASHIIITYGTSWVYRNIENDQIVANCHKVPQKQFEKELLSVEVIQKSIQNTIDLIQVLNPNVNFIFTVSPVRHIKDGFAENQLSKSHLFAGLHQVLKIHNSLPKLRDIIHNYFPSYEIMMDELRDYRFYSEDMLHPNQVAIDYIWHKFSENYISENSIPTMQEIEEIQKSLRHRSFNPESEQHQKFLAKLHQKITVIEEKWSHIKF